Proteins co-encoded in one Populus trichocarpa isolate Nisqually-1 chromosome 10, P.trichocarpa_v4.1, whole genome shotgun sequence genomic window:
- the LOC7457267 gene encoding laccase-4 — MEYYQARTMLLVIFIFPALVECKVRLYNFRVVLTNTTKLCSTKSIPTINGKFPGPTIYAREGDNVNIRLTNQVQYNVTVHWHGVRQLRTGWADGPAYITQCPIQPGQSYLYNFTLTGQRGTLLWHAHISWLRATIHGAIVIFPKKGVPYPFPKPDKEKIIILSEWWKADVEAVVNQATMTGLPPNISDAHTVNGHTGAVPGCTSPGFTLHVESGKTYLLRIINAALNDELFFKIAGHNITVVEVDATFTKPFSTDTIFIGPGQTTNALLTADKSIGKYLIAVSPFMDTVVAVDNVTAIAFLRYKGTLAFSPPVLTTTPAINATPATSTFMDKLRSLNSKKYPANVPLTVDHDLYFTIGVGIDPCATCTNGSKAVADINNVSFIMPTTALLQAHYYNISGVFTDDFPAKPPISFNYTGNNTAMNLKTTNGTRAYRLAFNSAVQVVLQGTTIIAPESHPFHLHGFNFFVVGKGIGNFDPDNDPKKFNLADPVERNTVSVPTAGWIAIRFKADNPGVWFLHCHLEVHTTWGLKMAFVVDNGKGPNESILPPPSDLPTC; from the exons GTAGTCCTGACGAACACAACAAAGCTTTGTTCAACTAAGTCCATCCCCACCATCAATGGAAAGTTTCCGGGACCCACTATTTATGCAAGGGAAGGTGATAATGTCAATATAAGGCTCACTAACCAGGTCCAATACAATGTTACCGTCCATTG GCATGGAGTGAGGCAGTTGCGTACGGGCTGGGCCGATGGGCCAGCATACATTACACAGTGTCCAATACAGCCTGGGCAAAGTTATCTCTACAATTTCACTCTTACAGGCCAGAGAGGCACACTTCTCTGGCATGCACATATTTCATGGTTAAGGGCAACGATACATGGTGCCATTGTCATCTTTCCTAAGAAAGGGGTTCCTTACCCATTTCCAAAACCTGACAAGGAAAAGATCATCATATTGA GTGAATGGTGGAAGGCTGATGTTGAAGCTGTGGTCAACCAAGCAACAATGACTGGCTTGCCTCCAAATATATCAGATGCACACACCGTTAATGGCCATACGGGGGCAGTTCCTGGCTGCACTTCTCCGG GTTTCACGTTACATGTTGAAAGTGGCAAGACCTATTTGCTACGCATTATCAATGCAGCATTAAATGATGAACTCTTCTTCAAGATTGCAGGGCATAATATTACCGTTGTTGAAGTGGATGCTACTTTCACTAAGCCCTTTAGCACCGACACGATATTTATCGGTCCAGGCCAAACCACAAATGCCCTGCTTACTGCAGATAAAAGCATTGGCAAGTATTTAATAGCTGTCTCTCCCTTCATGGATACTGTAGTTGCTGTTGATAATGTGACTGCAATCGCTTTCTTGCGCTATAAGGGAACCCTTGCATTCTCCCCACCTGTCCTAACCACCACTCCTGCTATAAACGCAACTCCGGCAACTTCAACTTTCATGGACAAACTTCGAAGCCTGAATTCAAAGAAGTACCCAGCCAATGTCCCATTAACAGTAGACCATGATCTATACTTCACGATCGGTGTCGGGATTGACCCTTGTGCAACATGTACTAATGGTAGCAAGGCTGTGGCAGATATAAATAATGTTTCTTTTATAATGCCAACTACAGCTTTACTTCAAGCACACTACTATAACATAAGTGGGGTCTTCACAGATGATTTCCCAGCAAAACCAccgatttcttttaattatacgGGAAATAATACGGCAATGAATCTAAAGACCACAAATGGGACTAGAGCTTATAGGCTGGCTTTTAATTCAGCAGTTCAAGTGGTGCTGCAAGGAACCACTATAATAGCACCTGAGAGTCATCCATTCCATCTTCATggatttaatttctttgttgttgGCAAGGGAATAGGAAATTTTGATCCAGATAATGATCCAAAGAAATTTAATCTGGCTGATCCTGTTGAAAGGAACACAGTCAGTGTACCTACTGCCGGATGGATTGCAATCAGATTCAAGGCAGATAATCCAG GTGTTTGGTTTTTGCATTGCCATTTGGAAGTACACACGACATGGGGACTAAAGATGGCATTTGTGGTGGACAATGGTAAGGGCCCAAATGAGTCAATACTACCACCTCCTAGTGACCTTCCAACGTGCTAG